A single Sphingomonas sp. IW22 DNA region contains:
- a CDS encoding OsmC family protein, giving the protein MTTRSASARYEGLGKDGKGHVSLQSGVMKDQFYGFTTRFEDEPGTNPEELIAAAHASCFTMALSFALAKAGYSDGTLKTTAKVTLEKDGDGFKVTKSALSLDARVQGIDPAEFESIAGEAKAGCPISKLLNAEITLDHRLNA; this is encoded by the coding sequence ATGACGACCCGCAGCGCAAGCGCACGTTACGAAGGACTGGGCAAGGACGGAAAGGGCCATGTCTCGCTTCAGTCGGGCGTGATGAAGGACCAGTTTTACGGCTTCACCACCCGGTTCGAGGATGAGCCGGGTACCAACCCGGAAGAGCTTATCGCCGCCGCCCACGCGTCCTGCTTCACCATGGCGCTCAGCTTTGCACTGGCAAAGGCGGGGTACAGCGACGGCACGCTGAAGACGACCGCGAAGGTGACGCTGGAAAAGGATGGCGACGGGTTCAAGGTAACCAAATCGGCCCTAAGCCTCGATGCGCGCGTCCAAGGCATCGACCCGGCCGAGTTTGAGAGCATCGCCGGGGAGGCCAAGGCCGGCTGCCCGATTTCCAAATTGCTGAACGCAGAGATTACGCTGGATCACCGGCTGAACGCCTGA
- a CDS encoding glycine zipper 2TM domain-containing protein: MRNLMMAMAAAGLLVPATTIIPTTKAEAAAQKRHKYREWRGRDGRRYCRKPDGTTGLVIGGVAGALVGRTIDTRGDRTLGTLLGAGAGALAGREVERATSKRCR; this comes from the coding sequence ATGCGCAACCTGATGATGGCGATGGCCGCTGCCGGCCTGCTGGTGCCCGCAACCACGATCATCCCCACCACCAAGGCCGAGGCCGCGGCACAGAAGCGCCACAAGTATCGCGAATGGCGCGGTCGTGACGGTCGCCGCTATTGCCGCAAGCCTGACGGCACGACGGGCCTGGTGATCGGTGGCGTTGCCGGTGCGCTGGTCGGTCGCACGATCGATACGCGCGGCGATCGCACGCTGGGCACGCTGCTGGGTGCAGGCGCCGGCGCACTGGCCGGTCGTGAAGTCGAGCGCGCGACGAGCAAGCGCTGCCGCTGA
- a CDS encoding YbaB/EbfC family nucleoid-associated protein, whose amino-acid sequence MKNLDDIMAMAQNVQNELQKAQAALDTIEVEGASGGGLVKVRATAKGRIIGVDIDDSLMKPEEKGVLEDLVAAAFNDARAKADAASSTEMSKMTAGLPLPPGFKLPL is encoded by the coding sequence ATGAAGAATCTCGACGACATCATGGCGATGGCGCAGAACGTCCAGAACGAGCTGCAAAAGGCTCAGGCGGCGCTCGATACGATTGAGGTGGAGGGCGCGTCCGGCGGCGGCCTGGTCAAGGTGCGCGCGACCGCCAAGGGGCGGATTATCGGGGTCGATATCGACGATTCGCTGATGAAGCCTGAGGAAAAGGGCGTGCTGGAGGATCTGGTCGCAGCCGCATTCAACGACGCGCGGGCCAAGGCGGATGCCGCCAGCTCGACCGAAATGTCCAAGATGACGGCGGGCCTCCCCCTGCCGCCGGGCTTCAAGCTGCCGCTGTAA